The genome window CGGGCCGAGGAGGTTGAAGATCGTCCGGAATCCGAGCATCGCCCGGACCGGGCCGACGTGCCGCATCGCCGTGTGAAGCGTCCGGGCGAAGCAGAACCCGAGTCCCGTTTCATCGAGGCACCGGCCGACTTCGTCCGGCGTCAGGTTCAAATTCAGTCCGAGCGACTCCAGGACGTCCGCCGAGCCGCTCGTGCTGGTCGCGCTACGGTTCCCGTGCTTCGCGACCGGCACCCCGCTCGCCGCGGCGACGATTGCCGTCGCGGTACTGATGTTGAAGGTGTTCAGCCGGTCCCCGCCGGTGCCGCAGGTGTCGAGGAGTCCCGTCCGCCGGGTGGGGATCGTCGAGGCCCGTTGCCGCATGGCCCGCGCGGCTCCGGCCAGCAGCTCTCCGGTTTCGCCCGCGATGGCGAGCCCCGTCAACAGGGCCGCGGTCTCCGCCTCATGGGCGCGGCCGTCCATCAGCGCGCCGATGGCCGACTCGACCTGGAACTCGTCGGGAGCCTCGTGGCGGATCAGGGTTTCGAGGAGAGAGGAGAGCTCAGGAATCATCGAAGCATCGTAAAGACTGAGTCGAGAAGTCTCGACGGTCCGAACCGGATCGTCGCCTCCAGTTGCTCAAGGGACTTCTTCTCGGACTGGCCAGAAATCCTTCCAGTTCGTCGGCTCCCGCTCAAACGCCACGATCCTCCCGAGTGCGTCGGTCGTGACCTGATCGGTGATGGTCCCTTCCGGGGACCGAAACGTCCGTTTCACCAGTTCGCCATTCTTGTATTCGAAGTCGATCTGAACTCTGCCGTAGTCATGCTGGGTGTCCCGTGTGTTCCAGATCGATCCGTCCGCCACCCAGGAGTTGCCATGGCTCGACATGCGTCCCTGGGGCAGTGGTACCGACTCCCATTCCCGGTACAGAACCTCGTCTTTGATCAGAAACTGATCGGACGTTTCCCAATTGCCAAGGAGATCCTTCGATGTCTTCTCCGGGGTGCGGCAGGCCGTCCTGCCGCTATCGCCCGTCATCAGAATCACGGAGTCATATCCCTCCTGAGGTTTCTCGGCGAGGAGAACCCAGTGCGATGGAGAACCTTGCAGTCGAGGCGGATTGAGATACTCGAAATCGGACTGTTCCAGGCGCCCTTGAGTGTGATCCCACCGAGCCTCCGCACGCGGTTGCCTTCTGGGATAGCCGTCGAAGACGGATGCCGGCAGTTCTGCCGACAGTCTGTAGAGTGCGTACTCTGCTCCGCGCGGGTCGTAGGGAAACGCCCCATGTTTCGCTTCGTATGTCGCCAGCGCAATGACGATCTGCCGCATGTTCCGGTAAACCTGCGGAATTGGCCGGCTCCCGACTTGCTGCACGGCGGGGAGCAGCATCGCGACCAGAAGGACGAGGACGAGAAAACCTGTTGCCACGTACCAGGCTGAGCTCACATTCCGGCCTGTCGGCGTCTCGTTCGGCGATTTGACGTCCTCAAGGGGCATGAACCAGACCCTGATGTGCTACGGCGTGCCGTCGATCTTCTTGAGAAGCTCCGCCGCTTTGCCCTGCGCCGTGTCGAGCGGTTCGCCCTTTGGCATGTCGGGACGTTTGTGGCCGACGTGGACGAGCCAGGCGTTGTGGAGGAGCGTCTGGCGCTGCGAATGAAGATTGAGCCGTTCGCCGGTCGGGAGCGGACCGGGGTCAGTGGGCTGGAGATGCCAGGCGGACCAGAGCGTGCGGGCGATGACCTCGTGGCCGTCCGTGTTGAAGTGGATCCCGTCTCCGGCGAGGTGGTACTTCGCGTCTGCGGCTTGCTTGCGCTTCAGAAAGTCGAGCAGCGGCGTGCGGATGTCGACAACCATGTCGACGTCCTTGTCCATTTTCAGGACCGCCGCCGAGAACTCGGCCAGGGCGTCGTCGTACTTCTCGTAGGGGGCGAACCAGGCGTATTCCTTCTCGCCAGCCGGCCGGAGTTTTCCGCCGGGCCGGAGGGCGTCCGCTTCGAAGGGCGGGGGAGTGAGGAAGCAGATCCGGGCTCCGATCGCCCGGGACTTGTCGGCGATGATCTTCATCCCCTTCTTGTAGGCATCCAGGCGTTCCGGCGACGGCGGGTAGTAGATGCCGTCGTTCATCCCGTAGCAGGCGATGACGACCTGGGGCTTCACTTTTTCCAGGGCCCGGTCGAGGCGCTCGTGGACGGTGGGGCGGGGGAAGGGGTGAGCTGGTTCGGAGAGGCCGCTTGAGGTTTCGCTGGGGAGGCCGAGGTTGAGGAGTTCGTAGGTCTCGGTCGGGTGATGTTTCGTCAGCCAGGCTTCGAGGTAGACGATGTAGTGTCCGGCGTTGGTGTTGGAGTCGCCGAGGAACAGGACGCGTTCGCCGGGGCGGAGGAATGGCTTGTCGTCGGCGGGGGCGGTTGTGCCGAGGCCGGTCAGGAGGAGGAGGGCGATGACGAGGAGTCGGCAGGCGAGCGGCATGGCGGTTCGTCCAGAGTGGGGAGTCTTCAGATCGTCGTGACCGTCGGCGGGGAATTCAATCCGTGAGGCACTCTTCGAACGCGCACTCGCCGGCGCAGCGTTCATAGCTCAAACCCAATGTGCGACGGCCGCCGGGGTCAAGGGGGTCTCACCCCCTTGCCGCCGGAGGCATTCCTGTGAGGAACCGTTGTAAGCAACGGGCGTCCCCTTTGTGGGACCAGCGTTGAGGACTCCCCCACACGCAACCGCTCGCTTTGCAATCTCCGCGGAGTAGTGAGGGGGCATCCGGCACGGTGTCCGCGCCTGGACATGTGCTCCTTCAGATATCTCTCGACGGCCAGGCCTCCGGCGGGCAAAGGGGCGTTGCCCCTCTGCACTCCCCACCAGGGGGACCCTGGACCCGATAGAAAAAGAAAAGGACGGCTTGTGGGGCCGTCCTTTGAGAGTGCTGGTTGGAGGCCGGCGAGCTCACTCCTCATTCGCCTTGCCGTTGAGAACCGTTCCATCGAGCGGAATCACCACGCCCCCCTCCTGCTCCACCGCCCACGTAAACCGCCGCGGCAGCCGGCATTCGTAAGCGACCTGATTCTCATCATACTCCGTCTTGAGAAGCTCCGAATGCTGCTGCAGATACCGCAGCAGCCGGCCATTCCCAGCCGACCCCTCCACCCGGGCCTTCATGAACCCGTCGCTCAAGCGGTCGGCCACCGCCCGCCCCAACTCCGCGATCCCCGTCCCCTCCACCGCACTGACCGAGATCGCCTCCGGATATCGCGACTGGAGAACATCCAGGAACGAGCGGTCCTCCACTGCGTCGGTCTTGTTCAGAACGAGCAGCGGGTGATGGTCCTCCACCCCCAGCTCCCCCAGAACCTCTTGCACCGTCGTGATCTGGAGCTGCGCCTCCGGATGGCTGGCATCCACGACATGCAGCAGCAGATCGGCGTGCCGGGCCTCCTCCAGCGTCGACCGGAACGAGGCGACGAGATGGTGGGGCAGGTTCCGGATGAATCCGACGGTGTCGCTCAGCAGCACGTCCCCCCAGTGGGGAATCGTCCACGAGCGGGTCCGCGTGTCGAGCGTGGCGAACAGCTGGTTGGCGATATAGACGTCCGCCCCGGTCAAAGCCCGCATCAGCGTGCTCTTGCCGGCGTTCGTATAGCCAACGAGCGAGACCGTCATCTTCTCCTTGCGGCCCGCGACTTCCCGCTCGCGGCGCTTCTCGACCTCGGCCAGCTTCCGCTTGAGGTCGGTGATCCGCTTGTCGATGAGCCGGCGGTCGGTTTCGAGCTGCTTTTCACCAGGACCGCGTCCGCCGACGATACCGCCGGCGATACGCTCAAGGTGGGTCCACATCCGCGTCAGGCGGGACCGCATATAAAGGAGCTGTGCGAGTTCGACCTGCAGCCGGGACTCGTGCGTCCGGGCATGCGTGGCGAAGATGTCGAGGATCACCTCGCTCCGGTCGACCACCTGCGTCTTCGTCAGCTCCTCGACCGCCTTGGCCTGTGATGGCGAAAGGCTGTTGTCGAAGGCGATCAGGTTCGCGTCGGTGGCGTGGATCAGCTCCCGGAGCTCATCGATTTTGCCGCTGCCGATATAGGTCCCGATGTCGGGTTTGTCCCGCATCTGGACGACCGAGCCGACGACCTCCGCTCCGGCCGTTTCCACCAGCCCCTGCATTTCTTCCAGGGCCTTGTCCTTCCCGCGCTGTTCGCGAGGGTCGACGACGGCCACAAGAATCGCCCGCTGGGCGTGAACTTTCAGTTTGTCGCGAGTCGGCTCACCCAAGTGTTTTTCGTCTCCTGAGGACTGCGTCCGTGGAACTCGGTCCCGTTGAATCGGCTTTCCGGCCGCTGGACGCGACCCGCCGAATTCTACGCAACGCGCCGGCCCGTTCCCAACACCAGCTCGGAATCCGGGAAAATCCTGGCCCTCGCCGGACACGCGGAATTCCCAGGGGTTCACGGGAAACTCGGCGGGAGTTCACGCGGCCGTCTCAGCTCCCCGATTCCGGGGGCCGGTCGTCGGCGCATTCCGAACGCCGATGCGCAGCCAGCAGAAACGAAGCGGCCGCTCCGGTGAACACCGAATAGTCGAGCGGCGGCTTCACGCCCAGCGCGGCGATCATCGTCACGCCGAAGATCGACAGCAGCACCCCCGAGGCCGCCGCAAACCAGCCGAGCCGCCATCCGACGAGCAGTCCCACCGCCAGAATCCCCTCGGCAATCGTCGCGGTCCAGGCCAGGGCGGGCTGCACCGCAGCGGGCGCGTACCTGTTGAGGAGCGACGCATACTCCAGGAACGGCTGCCAGGCCCCCCAGGCGACGCCGGGGGTTCCCGGCGGTCCCCAGAACCCGAACCGGTCGGCGACGGCGGAGAGATACGTGGTGGCCAGGGCAATCCGCAGGAACCACTCCGCCCCGGTCAGGGCCCAGTCGCGACGTTTCGAAGTCATGGCGGATTGCTCGATCGGGATCAGAGGAACAGGAGGGGCCGCCGCACGGGTGCTGTCGGTGTCGGCCGCGGGATCGCCTCCCGGGATGCTCAGCGGGGCCTACTTGTCCGCCTCGGGGATGGCGAGCTGCTTGGCATCGCGGGGATGCAGGACGACGGCCAGGACCCGCGTCGTTCCCGTCTCCGCCGGGTTCTTTGACACCCGGTGCAGGCAGCCGGTCGGCTCGTAGAACGTCTCGCCCGCCTTGAAGATCTTCGTCGGCTGGTCGTCGATCCCGAGTTCGTAAGTCCCCTCCAGCACATAGCCGAAGACCGGTCCCGGATGCCGGTGCGGTTTCCCCGCGACTCCCGGGCCGAGCGTCACCTCGACCACGCTGGTGTTCGTCTCGTGTCCGTCGAGCTTTTCCGTGATCTCCTGCATGGAGATCAGCCGGACCTTGTCGGCCCCGTCCTTCGGCAAGGCGCACATGCCGGCGATTCCAAATGAAACGCCTAGCGTCAGAGCGATGATCGTGCGAGCCATGGCTTTCCTCTCAATCTGAAGTCCTGTTTCCGGGCCGACGATCGGCCAATTCACCAAGAGGACTCCCGGGTGAGCGAATTTGTGACAGAGGGGGCGGGAATTGCGGAGAGATCGAGCTCCACGATTCAAAGAAGGCAGGTCCCGTTGCCCGGGCCCGCTCTCCGAGCAACTGTGGGAGATCGGCCGTCCTCTCTACCTTCGGCCTTCCGCCTTAAGCCTCCAGCCTCTCCCAATCGGACACTCGCCGCTACGCTGTCCGCATGTCCCACCTCGAACAGAACCGCCACGCCTGGAACTACCTGGCCGAGTCGAAAAGCCAGTTCGCCCACACCGCCACGGACGAGGAGTGCGCCCACCCGCTCGTCCCGCTCGACGGCCGGGGCTGGCTCCCCGGCAGCGTCCAGGGGCTCAACGTCCTCTGCCTGGCGGCGGCCGGCGGCTGGCAGTCGGTCCTTTATGCGTGCGCCGGGGCGAACGTCACGGTCGTCGACCTCAGCCCCTCGATGCTGGCCCTCGACCGGCAGGAGGCCGACCGCCGCGGACTTTCGATGACGATCCTTGAAGGGAGCATGGACAACCTCTCGATGCTCGAAGACGCCAGCTTCGACATCGTCCACCAGCCGGTCAGCACCTGCTACATCCCGCGGCTCCAGGACGTCTACAACGAGATCGCCCGCGTCCTCCGGGACAAGGGCCTCTACATCAGCCAGCACAAGACCCCCACGTGTCTGCAGGTGGTCGACCGGGATCGGCATGACCGGTACGTCATCGGGATTCCGTACTACATCGGCGACGACCCGCTTCCGCCGGTCGGGGACACGTCGTACCGGGAGCCGGGGGCGACGGAGTACCTCCATCGCTGGGAAGAACTCGTCGGCGGGCTGTGCCGGGCGGGCTTCGTGATCGAGGACCTTACCGAGCCGAAACGGGGCGATCCGGCGGCAAAACCGGGGAACTTCCGTCATCGCGGCATGTACGTCGCCCCGTATTTAAGGATCAAAGCCCGGCGAATGCGGGAAAAGACCGCGATTCCCGGCACGAAGCCGATCTGGCTGCCGTAGGGACGGACGCGGCGAGGCGGATCGGCCAAATTGCCTCGCGGCATTCGTGACCGGCGCCGCTTTCGCCCGTAGAATTCAACCGGCCTCCTGTCTGGAGTATGGTTCCGGTGCCCCGGAGCCGGGATCGGCTCGGGCGCAGTGGAATCAACTCTCCCGTTCCCACCGATCAGGTCAGGAGGAGAGTGGTCATGACTACGGCGGTAGCAACAGCGATGAGCGACGAACAGCCCGAGTTCCGCAACAGCGAAGACAACATCAAGCGGGCCACGCTCTGCTACAAGCGCGGGGTCGAGGCGGTCGAGAAGCTGAACTGGGACCTGGCGGGGGAGATGTTCCTCAACGCCGTCAAGTTCTGTCCGGACAAGCTGAACTTCCGCCAGCTCCTCCGCAACAGCCAGTGCAAGCGGTACAAGGACAACAAGACCGGGGCCGGCACCCTCGCCAAGATGAAGCTGACCGGGATCCGGGGCCGGATCAAGAAGGCCAAGGTCGCCCAGACCTGGGCCGAGGCCGACCTGGCCTGCGAAGAAGGGCTGATGCTGAACCCTTGGGACGTCGCCCTGAATGTCGAGCTCGGCGAAGTGGCCCGGGCCCGCGGCTTTCTGGACATCGCCAAGTTCAGCCTCAACTTCGCGCGGGGGCTCGACCTCAAGAACCGCGACATCAACGTCCGGCTCGCCGAAGTCCTCAAGGAGAAGGGGGAGTACGACGAGGCGACCAAGATCTGGCAGCACCTCTACAACCTCGACCCGACCGACGCCCAGGCCCGGTCGGAGATGACCCGTCTCCAGTCGCAGAAGGTGGCGGAGAAGGTCGAAGGGGCGACGACCTCGCGCGAGGCGATGAAGGAACCGAACGTCTTCGCGAAGCCGCAGCGGGAAGCGGCCGCCCCCGGCCAGTCGATCGAGCTGGACCTCAAGCACGCCATCCGCAAGGAGCCGACGCGGCTGGAGCACTACCTCAAGCTCGGCGAGTTCTACAAGCGGGCCAACAAGTTCGAGGAAGCGATCGAGGTCCTCAATCAGGGGCTCGCGGTCAGCGGCAACTCGCCCGACGTCCGGGAGAAGATCGAGGATATCGACCTCCTGCTCCTTGAGCGGAACCTGGAGAACGCCAAGGTCGAAGCGAGCAAGGGGGAGAACGAGCAGGCCCGCCTGCACGCCCGGTCCCTGGCCGAAGAACTGCTTAAGCGGGAGATCGAAGTCCTCCAGCGACGGACCGAGCGGTATCCGGCGGACCTCGGCCGGAAGTATGAGCTGGCCTCCCGCTACATGCGGGTCCAGAACTGGGCCCAGGCCATCCCGCTGTTCCAGAAGGCGACCCAGGACCCGCGACTCAAGGTCAAGGCGCTGTTCAACCTCGGCAAGAGCTTCATGTACGACAAGAAGCTCAGCCTCGCCCGGGGGCAGTTCGAGCGGGCGATCCCCGATCTGAACTTCGACTTTGATCCCGAGCTCTTCAAGGAGTGCTACTACTGGGCGGGCCGGATTGCGGAAGAACTGAAGGATCCGGCCAAGGCCGAAGAATACTACGGCCGCGTCCTCGAACGGGACTACGACTACAAGGACACGAAGGATCGCCTCGAAGGTCTCCAGGGGGGAGGCTGAACTCGGCTCGCGCATCCGCGGTCCGCAGGTCACAGCCGGTTCCCGCGGACGGAACGCCTGGTTCCGACGAACGCCGCCGCGGGGTGAGTTTCCTTTTGCGTTTGGGACGTTCGGAACGTATCTCCCGCGTCGAGGCGCGAAAACGCGCCTCGACGTTTCGGGAGAGCGAAATGGGCCAGACCGTTCTGAGTCGAACGTTGGACCGGGAGATCCGTCTCTTCATGCGGCCTCTCGTCTGTCTGTTCTGCGCCGCGTTGGTCGGCGCGGGTCTGATGGCGAAGGTCGCCGCAGCCGAGCCGGACCGACCCACGGCCGCGGAGATCGGGCTGGAATGGGGGCCGGAGACGACGGTCATTTCAGAACCGCGGACGGCCGACGGCTATCCGGACTACGTCGAGTTCCTCAACCGGCGGATGAGCGCCGGCGTCCCGAAGGAGGAGAACTTCTGGGCCGCGATGTGGGGGGCGGTGGGGAACATCGAGCGCCTCCCGGAGCCGCTTCTGGAGCGGGTCGAGCGCGGACTGCTGAGCGACATCGATTCCGAACCCCGGATGGAAGCGCTCTGGACCCTGGTCGGGGTGACAGGGGAGGCGGAGGCGGCGCTGAGCAAAGCCGTTGGGCAGGCGCAATCGGGTCCCTGGCGGCGGGGAGACCATCCCGAGCTTCAGCTCTGGCTCGATGTCAACGACGAGGTCCTCGCAAGAGCGTCCGAGGCGGCTCGCCGCCCGCGGGGCTGGATGCCAGTGCTGGGGATTTCCGACCCACGTGTGACCACAAGGACCGTCGCGCACGTGGCGGCGGCCCGGTCCGTGGCCCGCCTGCTGAAGATCCGGGCGATGCGGTGCCTGGGGGATGGTGATCATGAAGGGGCCTGGAGCGACCTGATGACCGCGCATCGCATCGCGGGGCACCTGGAGCGGGAAGACTTCCTGTTCGATCGCCTGTGCGGGATGGAGATGCGGGCGTCCTTGCGGAAGCCGCTCGGGCACTGGCTGTCCCGGACTTCGCTCGCGGCAGAGGAGCTCGAACGCCGGCGCTTGGAATGGGCCTCGGTCATCCCGGTCTGGTCCGCGTCCGCAACCCTGGAGACGATGCGGTTCGAGTTCCTGGAGAAGGTGCTGGCTCTCAAGTCGGGGGCCTGTTCGATCGAGATGTTCACCGGCAGCCGGGATCACGCCGCCACCAACCAGCTGGTCGTCGACGCCGTGGACCTGAACGAGGTTCTCCGCGAGGGGAACCGGATCTTGGACGCGCTGGACGCGGTGCTGAAGCTCGACCATCAGGCGACCCGCCTCGTCGGTCTCCGCGAGATCGTGAAGCCCCTCGAGGAGGTCCAGCAGCGGATCGGAGGCGAAGGGAATCTGATGCCGGTGTTCCTCCAGTCTCTCCTGGAAGGGCAGGACCGTTTCCTGGCCCAGTTTCTCGTCCGTTTTGACGCCCGAAGCATCGAGATTCTGGAGATCCAGTCGGTCGCGGATGCGGCCAAGCGGGCTCTCATGAAAGCCGCTTTCCTGGCCAGGATCCAGATGGCCGACAGCGGAGCGGCGGCGATGACGGTCAACGCCTCCTATCCCCTCGACCCATTCTCCGGCGCGGCGCTCCGCTCGCAGCGGACGGAGAAGCAGTTCGTCCTCTACAGCGTGGGGCCCGACCGGCAGGACGACGGGGCCAAAGAGCACGAGGAGGGGCCGGGAAACGACGACATCCGCATTGTCCTCGATCTGCCGTAAACTCCGGACTCGGTTTTTACCTCCGGATTCGATGAAGCACGATCGATGCGCCACCTCCTGACGCTCGCTGTTCTTGCCTGCGGGATGATGTGGTCCGCAGCCCCTCGCGGCGTGGAGGGGGCCGACCCGCTGCGTCGGCGTTCGGCCGCCGAAGTCGGCCTGCGGCTCGGCCCGCAGACCACCGTCATCACGGCGCCGCTGACGGATGAGGGCTACCCCGACTATGTCGAGTTCCTCAATCGTCGGCGGCGGGCCGGAGTCAAACCGGAGGAGAACTTCTGGGCGGCCATGTGGGGGGCGATGGGGAGCGTCGGCCGGATTCCGGAGGCCCGCCGGAAACAGCTCGAGCTGCGTCTCGAGGTCCGCATTCCCGCTGAGCCGCAGATCCGCGAACTGACTCCGATCGCCGCCCGGTTGGGGCTCTCCGCGGACCTGACGGAACAGATGCGGACGACGTCGTCCCGCCCCTGGCTCCCCGAGGATCACCCCGCGATCCAGCGGTGGCTGGAAGAGAACGAGGCACTCCTTGCCGCGGTGACCACGGCCGCCCGACGCCCCAAGGCCTTTACCCCGCTTTTCCGGCTGGAGGGCGAGCCGCTCGTGTTCCAGTCGTTGGCCCACGTCGATGGAGCCCGCACGGTCGCCCGGATGCTCGCCTGCCGTTCCATGCGGCGGATCGGAGCAGGGGACCTCGACGGCGCCTGGAGCGATCTGCTCACCGTGATCCGGATCGCGCGGCACATCCAGGGGGGAGAATTGCTGGTGGAGTGGCATCTGGCGGCGAGCGTTCGCGGGCTGGCCTGGGCTCCGCTGGCCGAGTGGCTTTCCGTCTCCCCGCACCCCGCGGACGAACTGCGTCGGAAGTGGGAGGAACTCTCGGAGGTTGCGATCCCGAGGCCGTTTCACGAGGCGGTGGAATCCGAGCGGTATCTCTACCTGGACTTCCTGCTGAGGCTGAAGTCGGGAGATCTCCTGCTGGAAAGCTGGATCGGGGGAAAGGGGAACTGGGCCGCAAATCAGCTGGTCGTCAGCGGCATGGACATCAACGCGGTCCTGACGCGTGGGAATCAGACCTACGACGCGGTCGCGGCGGCCATGAAGGCGGAGGAGCACGCGTTGCGGTTGCGCGACATCGAGAAGGCGGTCAGCCCCCTGCACGAGGCCGATCGTCGCGTCGGGACCGACACCGATCTTGTCGCCGCGATGGCCCGGTCGATTTTCCAGGAGCCGACGACCCTCCTGGCGGACTTCCTTGCGGCCCGATTCATCAGCTTCGGCGTCAACAACGAAGAGATCCTGACCGAAGATCTCGCTCGAACGGCGGTTGCGAAGGGGGCCTTCCAGCTGCGAATCGCCGTCGCGGAAGGACGCGATCTCCCGGCCGAGGGGGCGGGAGCGCTACCCAGTGACCCCTTTTCCGACGCGCCGCTGAAGATGGCCCGGACCGGGGAGCGGACGATCATTTACAGCGTCGGGCGCAACGGGCGGGACGACAACGGGAATGGCTATGGCGACCGTCCGGACACCGACGACATCCGGCTGATCCTGACCGGGCCGTGACCGGACTCCCTGCGGTTTGGTGAGGGGGCATACGGCACGCTGTCCGCGCTTGGACACGCAAGGTTTCCGATGGCGTCCGAAGAGACAGGCCTTCGGCGGGCAAGGGGGCCCAAAGAAGAACAAGACAGTCCCCCTTGCATCCCCCACCGGGGTCGCCCTTGGCCCCGGTGGTCGTGCCCGGAACGACGGTTTCCGGTCAGGCCTCCGTGCGGGAGTCCATGTCCATGTAGTCCATCTGGATTTCGATGATTTCGGCGCTGCGGCGGAAGAAGGCGTCCAGCACCGTCGGATCGAAGTGCGTGCCGCGGCCTTCGTTGAGGATCGCGAAGCACTTCTCGCGGGGGAAGGCGGGCTTGTAGGGACGCTTCGTGCTCAGCGCGTCGAAAACGTCCGCCACGGCGGTCATCCGGCCTTCGATCGGGATGTCTTCCCCCTGCAACCCCAGCGGATACCCCGTCCCGTCCCACCGCTCATGGTGCGTCTGGGCGATCCGGGCCGCGAGCATCAGGAGCGGCGAACTGGCGACGTTCAGCAGGTTCGCCCCCAGGTTGGCGTGGCTCTTGAGCATCCGCCAGTCGGAGCTGGTCAGCGGGGAGATGATGTCCTTCCCCATTGCGCAGTGCCGGCGGATCCGCTCGAGCTCGTCCGGCTCGAACTTGCCGGGCTTCCGCAGCACCGCGTCCGGGACGCCGATCTTGCCGATGTCGTGAAGCTGCGCGGCTAGCTCCAGGACCTCAACCCGCGACTCGGCGTAGCCAAGCTCGCGGGCGATGACCCCGACGTACTTTCCAACGCGGACGACGTGCCGGCCTGTGTCGTCGTCGCGGTATTCCGCGGCCCGGGCCAGGCAGTGCACGACCTCCTCGCGGGAGGCGGCGAGCTCGGCGGTCCGCTGGCGGACCTGCTCTTCGAGCTGTTCGGCGTGCTGGGCGAGCTGGTCCCGGTCGTGCTTGCTGAGGAGGACGTTCCGGACGCGGGGGAGGAGCTCGTACGGATCGACCGGCTTGGCGAGGAAGTCCGTGACCCCCAGCTCCAGGCAGACCCGCTTGAGCTCCACCTCGGTCGAGGCCGAGAGGATCAGGACGGGAATCTGCCGCAGGCGGTCTTCCAGGCTCAGGAGATGCAGGATGTCGAGCCCGCTCACTTCGGGCATCATGATGTCGAGCAGGATCAGGTCGGGCCGGTCCGCCCGGATGCTGGCGATCGCCTGCCTCGAATCGGTGATCGGGAGAAAATTCGAATAGCCCGCGTCCGCCAGGTGCTTCCGGACGACGCGGACGTTCAGCTCCTCGTCGTCGATGATCGCGATCCGCGCGTTCTTGACGTTGACCGAGCGGCGGTGCGCGAACAGGTCGAACGGTCGCGGCTGCGAACCTCCCCCGGTCCGCGGGACCGCGGGTGCGGGGGCCGGAGTCGGGTCGGTGGGGATGTGATCGAGCGGGGAGATCGAGGACAGCATGAGGCGTTTCCGATGGGACAGCCTCCCTGCCTTCTTCAACTGATAGGTCACTCGCCGCGTGCCGCGTGGCGATTTCTCAACGGAACGTCCGAATCCCCGGAACCGGATGGAGCGGTCGCAGCGGTTGTGCCGCCGTCTCCGACGGCGTCAGGCGGAAATCTCGACCCGTCCGAGGAGCTCGCCGATGGCCTGGATCGCCTGAGCGGCTGCCTGGGGATTCTTCTCCTGGGCAGCCCGCTCCAGATCCCGGGCTGGCGTGGTGAATTCGGGGAACCCTACGGTTCCGCCCGCCCCTTTGAGCCAATGCCCCCGCCGGGCGAGGGATTCGAGCCCGCCCGGATGCAGGTCCGCGATCATCAGCCGGTGCTCGTCCCGGAGCTTGCCGACGAACTGCTCGACGATCGACCGGAATTCCGGGTCGCTCATTGGCAGACGCGAGGTGATCGGACCCTCTTTGCGGAGGGGGGGCGGCGCCGGTGGGGCAGGGAGGGGGCCGCCGCGGGTGCGGGCCGCCTCCAGGAGACGGAGGGAGGGGCGGGTGAACTCCCGGCCGGTCTCGTCCGGCACGGGAAGGGGTGAGTACGCTGCCGTCGCGGGAGCAGCGACGGGAGCGGTGGGGGCGGTGGAGAGGGGAGGCTGGACGGTCCGGATCTCCCGGTGAGGGAACGGGGCGGACAGAATGCCGCTTTCCGAGGCGGTCCGGGGGCCGGTACCGCGGGAGGAAGCTGCCGGCTCCTGGGGGGCCGCTGCCGGGGCGGGGAGGCTCGCCGGTTCCGCCGGTTCTTCGGCCCGCCCGACGATGTTGGCGATCCGGCCGAGCAGGACGTCGATGTCGACCGGCTTCGTCAGGAAGTCAGAGCATCCGGCCTCCAGGCACTTCTCGTCGTCCCCGGTCATGGCGTGCCCGGTGAGGGCGATGATCGGCTTGCGGAAGTTGTGGTCGCGGAGTTCGCGCGTCGCCGTGTATCCGTCCTTGACCGGCATCTGCATGTCCATCAGGACGACGTCGAAGTCCCGGAGGGAGACGATGTCGA of Planctomyces sp. SH-PL14 contains these proteins:
- a CDS encoding GDSL-type esterase/lipase family protein, with product MPLACRLLVIALLLLTGLGTTAPADDKPFLRPGERVLFLGDSNTNAGHYIVYLEAWLTKHHPTETYELLNLGLPSETSSGLSEPAHPFPRPTVHERLDRALEKVKPQVVIACYGMNDGIYYPPSPERLDAYKKGMKIIADKSRAIGARICFLTPPPFEADALRPGGKLRPAGEKEYAWFAPYEKYDDALAEFSAAVLKMDKDVDMVVDIRTPLLDFLKRKQAADAKYHLAGDGIHFNTDGHEVIARTLWSAWHLQPTDPGPLPTGERLNLHSQRQTLLHNAWLVHVGHKRPDMPKGEPLDTAQGKAAELLKKIDGTP
- the hflX gene encoding GTPase HflX, which codes for MGEPTRDKLKVHAQRAILVAVVDPREQRGKDKALEEMQGLVETAGAEVVGSVVQMRDKPDIGTYIGSGKIDELRELIHATDANLIAFDNSLSPSQAKAVEELTKTQVVDRSEVILDIFATHARTHESRLQVELAQLLYMRSRLTRMWTHLERIAGGIVGGRGPGEKQLETDRRLIDKRITDLKRKLAEVEKRREREVAGRKEKMTVSLVGYTNAGKSTLMRALTGADVYIANQLFATLDTRTRSWTIPHWGDVLLSDTVGFIRNLPHHLVASFRSTLEEARHADLLLHVVDASHPEAQLQITTVQEVLGELGVEDHHPLLVLNKTDAVEDRSFLDVLQSRYPEAISVSAVEGTGIAELGRAVADRLSDGFMKARVEGSAGNGRLLRYLQQHSELLKTEYDENQVAYECRLPRRFTWAVEQEGGVVIPLDGTVLNGKANEE
- a CDS encoding cupin domain-containing protein, which codes for MARTIIALTLGVSFGIAGMCALPKDGADKVRLISMQEITEKLDGHETNTSVVEVTLGPGVAGKPHRHPGPVFGYVLEGTYELGIDDQPTKIFKAGETFYEPTGCLHRVSKNPAETGTTRVLAVVLHPRDAKQLAIPEADK
- the trpD gene encoding anthranilate phosphoribosyltransferase, coding for MIPELSSLLETLIRHEAPDEFQVESAIGALMDGRAHEAETAALLTGLAIAGETGELLAGAARAMRQRASTIPTRRTGLLDTCGTGGDRLNTFNISTATAIVAAASGVPVAKHGNRSATSTSGSADVLESLGLNLNLTPDEVGRCLDETGLGFCFARTLHTAMRHVGPVRAMLGFRTIFNLLGPLTNPARAEFQLIGTNRTATAALMADAARRLGTNRTLVVCGNDQLDEVALWGTTRVFEVRGGEIEERIWTAADFGLPECRVEDLRITGADSSAQTIRGILSGVQGPARNMVLANTAAALLVSGRAASLQEGVRTAAETLDSGRGAAFLERLARWTQSASRPQGT
- a CDS encoding class I SAM-dependent methyltransferase; this encodes MSHLEQNRHAWNYLAESKSQFAHTATDEECAHPLVPLDGRGWLPGSVQGLNVLCLAAAGGWQSVLYACAGANVTVVDLSPSMLALDRQEADRRGLSMTILEGSMDNLSMLEDASFDIVHQPVSTCYIPRLQDVYNEIARVLRDKGLYISQHKTPTCLQVVDRDRHDRYVIGIPYYIGDDPLPPVGDTSYREPGATEYLHRWEELVGGLCRAGFVIEDLTEPKRGDPAAKPGNFRHRGMYVAPYLRIKARRMREKTAIPGTKPIWLP